A region from the Mixta hanseatica genome encodes:
- a CDS encoding protein rep: MQNPKLQNLTDYSPDDKPWDAHKSQSDDVGGIYLRAAEFESYAARMRDCGGLLRFGWSTLKDTGETRLRLREAHFCRVRHCPVCQWRRSLMWQARFYQSLPKIVADYPDGRWMFLTLTVRNCAIEDLGETLTAMNAAFQRMKVRKEFKPVQGWIRTTEVTRGRDGSAHPHFHTLMMVPPGMLNGHDYVKHYRWVELWRDCLRVDYDPNVDVRAVKPRKPKDGQTLACATAELVRGAVAETLKYSTKPADMVADPDWFLELTRQTHKRRFVATGGALKDVLKLEQETDQDMVIGDDISDGEDDGSRLAFGWDSTPRKYVRLPERDKFKSDPD; the protein is encoded by the coding sequence ATGCAAAACCCTAAGCTACAGAACCTCACCGACTACAGCCCCGACGATAAGCCGTGGGATGCTCATAAGTCACAATCTGATGATGTTGGCGGTATCTATCTGCGTGCTGCTGAATTTGAGTCTTATGCAGCCCGCATGCGCGATTGTGGCGGCCTCCTGCGTTTTGGCTGGTCTACCCTTAAAGACACCGGAGAAACGCGTTTACGGCTCCGTGAGGCGCATTTCTGCCGCGTTCGTCACTGCCCTGTCTGCCAGTGGAGGCGCTCCCTGATGTGGCAAGCCCGTTTTTATCAGTCTCTGCCGAAAATTGTCGCTGATTACCCTGATGGGCGATGGATGTTTCTGACGCTCACCGTTCGTAACTGCGCCATTGAAGATCTCGGAGAAACACTTACCGCCATGAATGCGGCATTTCAGCGAATGAAGGTGCGGAAGGAATTTAAACCCGTACAGGGATGGATTCGCACCACAGAAGTTACCCGCGGCCGAGATGGTTCTGCGCACCCCCACTTTCACACCCTGATGATGGTTCCTCCTGGGATGCTGAACGGTCATGACTACGTTAAGCACTACCGCTGGGTTGAACTCTGGCGTGACTGCCTGCGCGTTGATTACGATCCTAATGTTGATGTTCGGGCAGTGAAACCCCGTAAGCCTAAAGATGGCCAAACGCTGGCATGTGCAACTGCCGAACTGGTGCGCGGTGCCGTTGCTGAAACCCTGAAATATTCGACGAAGCCGGCTGATATGGTTGCTGACCCGGACTGGTTCTTAGAACTGACCCGGCAGACGCACAAACGCCGCTTTGTTGCGACCGGTGGCGCGCTTAAAGACGTTCTGAAACTTGAGCAGGAAACGGATCAGGACATGGTGATCGGGGATGATATTTCCGATGGTGAAGACGATGGTTCACGCCTCGCCT